The following coding sequences lie in one Chiroxiphia lanceolata isolate bChiLan1 chromosome 19, bChiLan1.pri, whole genome shotgun sequence genomic window:
- the C19H17orf80 gene encoding uncharacterized protein C17orf80 homolog, whose protein sequence is MAEPGTERCPHCHRAFKRLRAHLPHCKAAPRKGPESGTATGSETSLRTGPGSAPGSTPAPAPGSASGPGERLRPAPTAAPGSAPSPGPRPSPTSSSESGSGPGAKRKTNPAPATAPGSAPSPSPLPTPTSTSGSGSAPGAGSAPGAGAKRKTSPAPATTPGSAPSPSPLPAPGTDPGPGLGAPRTGRDVEPAVQDVARALDLLPEEVEDVPQRLENGVKVVIEKHRARVVREKKPRSGAGAAGGTDPGRAAHPQRGKTAPKSTHAETQSLGAVKGVPGSKKGGKSSLKATKVLEEPPKGRNSPSDLVQQERTDKSVAGEEQVHREVGVGYKAPESALHPKNLHLSVTEGLGGHSEGPSKNELSSLERLRDSREQMVGVSEPVLGTGRDPGLALHQSWLHSPKFQPTCSSQASGRSTWAGATGLEWFPDLYPEREGLRIFPGKHFQEDVGITVKTPRGSFSEGHRGPLSERPLLEVRLGELHSWISTCDFSPQGLLGAVQKAWNSYYAKYINVKRGGHTGISMLLTGYCLLSYSWNYQHFKRHRWRKYH, encoded by the exons ATGGCGGAACCGGGAACGGAGCGATGCCCGCACTGCCACAGGGCCTTCAAGCGGCTCCGCGCCCACCTCCCGCACTGCAAGGCCGCCCCGCGGAAAGGACCGGAATCGGGAACGGCAACGGGATCGGAAACGAGCCTCCGCACGGGCCCCGGCAGCGCACCGGGATCGACACCGGCACCAGCACCTGGATCGGCATCGGGACCGGGAGAGAGGCTCCGCCCGGCCCCCACCGCTGCTCCGGGGTCAGCACCGAGTCCAGGTCCCCGCCCGTCCCCCACCAGCTCTTCAGAATCGGGATCGGGACCGGGAGCGAAAAGGAAGACGAACCCGGCCCCTGCCACCGCTCCGGGGTCAGCACCGAGCCCGAGTCCCCTCCCGACCCCCACCAGCACTTCGGGATCGGGATCGGCACCAGGAGCAGGATCGGCACCGGGAGCGGGAGCGAAAAGGAAAACGAGCCCGGCCCCCGCCACCACTCCGGGGTCAGCACCGAGCCCGAGTCCCCTCCCGGCCCCCGGTACCGACCCCGGGCCGGGTCTCGGCGCCCCCAGGACCGGCCGGGATGTGGAGCCCGCGGTGCAGGACGTGGCCAGAGCCCTGGATCTGCTCCCCGAAGAGGTGGAGGATGTTCCCCAGAGGCTGGAGAATGGAGTGAAGGTGGTGATCGAGAAGCACCGCGCCAGGGTGGTCAGGGAGAAGAAGCCCAGGAgcggggcaggagcagcaggagggacgGATCCCGGCCGTGCTGCCCACCCACAGCGGGGCAAAACCGCTCCAAAATCCACACACGCAGAGACTCAGAGCCTGGGGGCTGTGAAGGGCGTGCCCGGGAgcaaaaagggaggaaaaagcagcTTAAAGGCAACAAAAGTACTTGAAGAACCCCCCAAGGGCAGAAATAGCCCCAGTGACCTCGTTCAGCAGGAGAGAACAGACAAATCCgtggcaggagaggagcaggtgCACCGGGAAGTTGGTGTGGGATATAAAGCCCCTGAGTCTGCTTTGCATCCCAAGAACCTCCATCTGTCAGTGACGGAGGGTTTGGGAGGTCACAGTGAAGGGCCATCCAAGAATGAGCTCAGCAGCCTGGAGAGgctcagggacagcagggagcagaTGGTTGGAGTGTCCGAGCCCGtcctgggcacagggagagaCCCGGGGCTGGCCCTGCACCAGTCCTGGCTCCACTCCCCCAAATTCCAGCCCACCTGTTCATCCCAGGCCTCTGGCAGGAGCACCTGGGCAGGAGCCACAGGCTTGGAGTGGTTTCCAGACTTGTATCCTGAGCGTGAGGGGCTGAGAATCTTTCCAGGGAAGCATTTCCAAGAAGATGTGGGGATCACAGTGAAGACACCAAGGGGCAGTTTCTCAGAGGGACATCGAG GTCCCCTCTCGGAGAGGCCCCTGCTGGAGGTGAGGTTGGGGGAGCTGCACTCCTGGATCAGCACCTGCGACTTCTCTCCCCAGGGGCTGCTTGGAGCAGTGCAGAAAG CCTGGAACAGTTATTATGCCAAATACATCAACGTGAAGAGGGGGGGACACACTGGGATCTCCATGCTCCTGACTGGGTACTGCCTGCTCAGCTACAGCTGGAACTACCAGCACTTCA aGCGTCACCGCTGGCGTAAATACcactga